The segment AGGGATTTTACGAattgtttgatattaaattacatttttaatttgttattccaCTGTCGAAGATCCCAAAATTCTTACAATGACAACTATTTGATGTTCAAATCGATGTGTGGAACAAATCCAATGGGTCTTATGATGTGTAAAGCATGTAATACCTCGTTTTGGATCATGCAAATGTGTAAAGATGTTTTGAAACATAtgtttctaaatcatgcaaattTGATGAATATGGACTATTATATGAAGTATAAGATGTAACTATTTGATACTCTAATGGTGCATGTTTGGACTacatatatcataaatatttagaCTTAAAAATAAGTCGCAAACTTTTAACTAGAAAAGAGATAATATATGGTCTAATATGTCCACGCGATTTATTGTAGTTAGGGACCAAAGTGTAATAATTCTTAGGTGTTTAtgcataaagaaaattttggtaATTGGGCTTTATCCAATTGGTAAAAATAAATCCATTTGGATATATCGTCTCTATATAAAGAgacaaaatttcacaatttcgcATCTGTTCATACATATATAGAATGCACGCCTATGCATTTGAAACACCTAGTTATGCATCATGCTCTAGCAAGCATTGGTGTGCTAGTCAACGCGTCTTAGAGTTCATGCTTTGTGTAGATACCTAGATGCATCCCTATTCTTGGGTTTGAGGGGTGATTGCAACTAATCTTGAAGGTTGCCAAAGTAAAGGAGCTGCCAAACACATGTATGAGTTCTTAGAATACCTTATGGTTGTTTGCCATGTTTGTGATTCAATATTCCTACAAGAGTGATCTTAGTCAAGgttatgcagtttttttatgtttgttttaaaaattttaaaagatggTTTCATTGTCAACGAAGGCCACATAACCTTACAGTCAGTTAGTGgagaaaatttatatgaaacatCTTGAGGGATTTAAGGAGTTTGAAATAACATCTAGTTCACAAGTTAGGGAAGTCTCTTTATGGTTTGAAGCAGTAACCTAGCTAATGATAAAAAGCTTTGACTCTTACATGTTGAGTATTAGCTTTACCATTTTGACCATTGTGTGTACTTTAAAGTTCTAGATGATGGCTCTTATATTTGCCTGTTGATAAATGTTGATGATATGTTGATTGGTGTGAGAGATATGGATAATGCGTCTTAGCTTAAGTATTTGTAAACTGAAAAAATTGATATGAATGATTTAGAAGCTACTTGAAAAATTCTTAGTTTGGAGATCATAGATAGGAAGAACATTAAGCTATGATTCTCATAAAAGACTTAATTTTAAAGGATTTTGGAGAGATTTGGTTTGGATGAAGCTAAGCTAGTCAATACTCTAATGactaatcattttaaaatgttttgttaTCAAAGTCCAAAATATGATGAAGAGATACATTTTATATCAAAGGTTTCTTATGCTAATATTATTGGGTGTTTAATGTATAAAATGGTTTGCACTAGACTAGATTCAGCTCATACGGTTAGCATGATTTTTATGTTCATGGCTATCTTGGCAAGGAACATTAACAAATAATCTAATAGGTTCTCAAATATTTAAAGGTACAACATGCTATAGGATTTGCATTGGAACaactaacaatttattttttgttgtggtttttatttattcaaattatgttagaGATATGGATAATGGGAAATTTTCTGTAAGCTATGTATTCATCGTTGGAAGTTGTTTAGTTAGTTTGAGGCTAACCTTACACAGTGTAATAACATTATCCactatcattaaaaaaaaaaaactaacattagcGAGAGTAAAatgatgaatagataaatatccAGTTATTATAAGTACTATTTTTATGaccaattatttatactttaattaaaattaaataaatttatgattttaataaaaggaaaaatagttgCTAAAAGTTTATTTCctgtcattaaaaaatttaaacacgaAAAAAATCTTGTTCTCGTCTATTGTTATAATTTTCCTCGTTAAAAGTAGAATGAGCAACACTAATAGCTTGCAACGGGCATTTTGTCACTTGGAATGCATGTTCTATTGAGGAAAGACCAAAGAGCttttataaaggtaaaattgtgtTTTAGGTTTCCTACATAAAAGAAATCCTACATTTAACAATGTAAGTAGTGTAATCaagtgttcttttttttttttcaaagggtAGCTCTATAGACATAGATAGACTCAATTAGGTTGGGTCTCCAATAGCCTGACCCAAAACATGAATTTGAAGTGCGGTTCGACACTATAGCGTGCCAAACTTGGCCCATGAGCCTTCCGAGTTTAGTTatagattttaatattaaacccatgaGTTAACCTGATCTGATTTGGCCAgttactattttaaaaaaatatcagaGTAGATGGAAGAAGAGCTTCTACCCTTCGGCCAAAGCAGAACCCACATAagcctttaatttttttttaaattttttattttatgtatttttttcaatataaaacaaTCCAACTCTTTTTCAACCCAAcctcaattcttttattatattttcaatcttattttcctTCGTTAACTCTCTTTCATAAACTatttgaattcacaaataataattctttgtgtttacaatttcatttttatttcaattttatcatcacaaaatattacaaatagatccaaTGTTGAAAGAATTTAGAGATTTAAATGTTGAAGATGAGTAGATTTatgatatagtatatatatatatatattttatttatgtttataatttctatagtatgtaaattaatttatttgaattatattataaacttataatatttttcatcatgtaaccacaGTATTCCCCCGCCACAAgtaagagattataaataaaatgtttggaCTACTTtcctcggttttaataattgaaaaataatttggattaaaaattttaattaaattaaaaaaaattgtttaaatacgCTGACCCGACCCTATACATTTAGGGCCATCAAAAATGTATAAGTTGACCCGATTTGAAGGTCCATTATTGTATGGGTCTAGGGCCCAACCTGACCCATAAGCCCGATGGGTTGAGCTGGAGCCAGCTCGACTCAACCCATTGCCATGTCTGGACATAGACATATTACTAAACAACATAAATTTTGTgtatattttatgtaatttattgattgattttgtcaATAATTTCTCCTGAGATTATTATGTTATTCAATTTGAGTCTCCTCAAGGGTAGTAATTTCACAACAACTTAGGACCTGATTAATGTAAGGTCCTATTCCTCTcacaattaaagaaaaagtcATGGTCATGATCAAGACATTCAAGTTGCTAGTCTGCCTGCACATGAGTGAAAACATTTAAAGCAACTGAAAGATGAGAACGAGAGGTAATGCTTTCCCACTTTCCACCAGAACATAATGTGCCATGGGGCCAtgactttatctttaattgtgAGAGGAACAGGAACTCAGATAAATCAGGTCTAATTATTGGTTAATAAACTTGAAACAAATCGATTTGAATCCATAGGGGCACTGATAttgtcaaatcaattaaaaattctacTCTGATATTTCTTCctacaactatatatatatatatatatatatatatatttaatataattttcttgtttataatATATGAGTTTATCACCAAGGGTTTAGATTACTTggtaattagataataaaatattacattaaattattttttaaaaattataaacaatagAATACCTATTATAAATTAGACTTCTGCAAACTAAAGTGTTTCTAGAAATTGGCAAttccaaatttatttataatagtttcttacgattaattaaagaaaaattacatagatattttacatataataaaattatatgtgtctattttaaatatatataaaccaaaagactatttttcatctaagatttggtggaaaaataaaaacacttctatagaagtttaaaaattcaaatacttacttATCTTTAAACTTtcgttaaaattattattaaatataagggaaaaacctatcattttaataataatattaaaaaatatatataattttatctcatttctcttttagtttaaaaaattgacatttcaacTTAggcttttaactttgaaaagtgacttcctCCTCTCCCTTCAAATCCCTAGGTTTTCTTCTCTCCGACGATAAGGGAGGGACAATGACAACCACCACCATCTCCTTCCTCCCTTCTCCTTCTGCTACCACGGATGACTCTAATGATAGGTGAAGAAGTTTCGGGCGATAATGAATTGAATCAAAGATGAAGAATCAACTTTGATGATAGATCTGTCGTGTTTCTGTTGAATTAGTTGCGGTTTGACATGTTTCCGTCTACTTCTATCATCAGCTTGCTAATGGTTCCAAGCATGGCCATCGATTCCAACCAATGAAGTCAAATCGACGATCTCGTTAATTCATTTGAACGAAGATGATTTGTGTTGGCTTTGTTTAGATGAAGACTTATCTTCTCTGATGAAGACGAGTTtggaagaagggagagagaaggTCGTGCGATGTCGGTTGTCAGAGAGCGAATGATTTTGTCAGAAAATCGAAACTCTAtagagaaaagtgaatttttcaaaacttaatcatgaGAAAAATTGCTTGTTtttcaaacaagaaaagaaaatgtgatataattttatttattttaatattactggtaaaataataattttatcttttaactttaataaaaaattcttgaatacgtgaaaatgaattaaactttgaatgaaTAATTGAGTTTTTGAGATCTCACATgtgtgtttttaattttttcaccaaaccttgagtgtaacttttatatatatgaatagttaattttaaataaaataaaaaataatattcttctatacaataacatatatatatatatatatatatatatatatatatatatatatatatatatatatatatatatataaatatgtatttaattgtatattcaaaccaatgtatataatataaaccgttttattaagatattttacaatatattctaaaatactGTTCATATTATAAACAGCTCGAccgatattgtccgctttgggctcaCAACTTTAAAACACGTCGTTCGAGTTAAGGGCTTCAGACccttgtttatatacaagctcaagAGACAGCACGAGAGCGATGTGgaacttcaggtcacaacacaccccccccccccccccttttgGGCTTTAGGCCCTCACAGCTTTAAAACGTGTCGTTCGAGTTAAGGGCTTCAGACCCTtgcttatatacaagctcagtagacagtacgggagcgatgtgggacttcaggtcacaacacacccccccctCATCGTTAttgtgctgataacgtgttataaacagctcGACGATATTGTCCATTTTGGGTTTCAGACTCTCACGGTTTTAAAACGCATCGTTCGAGTTAAGGGCTTTAGGACTCtgcttatatacaagctcagtagaaaGTACGGAAgtgatgtgggacttcaggtcacaacacaccccccctttgggcttcaggccctCACAGCTTTAAAACGTGTCGTTCGAGTTAAGAGCTTCAGACCCCtgcttatatacaagctcagtagacagtacaggagcgatgtgggacttcaggtcacaacacacccccccccccccccccccccccaatcgctatcgtgctgataacgtgttataaacagctcGACGATATTGTCCATTTTGGGTTTCAGACTCTCACGGTTTTAAAACGTATCGTTCGAGTTAAGGGCTTTAGGACTCTGCTTATATACAAGTTCAGTAGACAGTACGGAAGtgatgtgagacttcaggtcacaaacagttcaaaataaaaaacaaaattaaagttcTACAAGAAGTCAAAGACCGGAGTGAGTAAAATCCCAATTATTAACGCTGATGTGGCAATATTAACCTCactataaatttgataaaaagattCAACTCGAAGTAAAGATGTTGTTGCTCTCTAATTCTAGCACTACACTCAATCCCAAAACATCTTCCTAACAATGTCTTGGCTTTTCAAATCTCTCCAATCCGACGCTCCAGATTCGCCACCGCTTCAACATGAAGACGATAGCTCCACCAATAGAAACGGCGGCGTAAAAGATGACTTCTCACTCATCGGCCAAGCAATCGGCCGTCAATTACGTGGAGTCGCCGCTTTTCTGGCACCGCCTCCTTTAACTGAAACCGAACGGCAAGTGCAACCACCACAATCTTCTGATTCGCCGAACGCTGCGCTGCTTGGGATCCGCAACGATCTCGTGGAAATCGGTGGCAGCTTCAAGAGCGGACTCTCGATGCTCTCGAGTAACAAAGCGGTTACTGGAATTTCTAAATTCGCCTCTAATTTGTTGCTGCTTCAAAATCAAGACGAATCtgaatatgattttgatggAGTTCCGGGGATCACCGAGGAAGTTGTTGAATTTGTTAGGAAAATTTCCGAGCGTGCGGAATGTTGGACGGAATTTCCTTTATCTTTAGATGATGGTAAGATTTTAATTTCGCATGTACTCcgaattatttttttgtgtggagtgttaaaagtttgaaatttttatttggagTTTATTCAAGGATTAAAGCTTAATTTTTAgttgatttattttatctttaaaaattgcAAGAGGAAtcgtacaattttttttattgttatttgatAAAGCTGGATTTTTAGTGGTTCGGTTTTGTGTATTATGTATCTCTGTAtccttattatatattattcgACTAGGTTTTCTTACTTTCATCTTTgagcaatttttttaattgcgAAAATATCTTCATATTTTTGCACAAATTCTAAAATATACCATGAGAGTGAGAGCCTTTAGCTATGGATAACCAACATTGGCAGCAAACATTAGCGAAATTGTATTCCTATATTGTGGGATTGAAAGCTTTAGCGGCTGCAACTTAGTAGGAATGAGATGACCTGCAGAATATAAGTTTTGTTTAAGCTGAATTACAGGGGATTGGTGTGTACTGTCTACTGCTTGATTCTTGAAGAACTTGTATCAAATAAAGAGTGGAGCAGATATGGAGAATATATCAATGGTAATGCGAATGCCACTTCTGTTTTTCTaagttttgttttgatgcatcTTTTGGATAAAGGTGCACTTTATCATGTTTGTCCGGTACTTAATTGCTGAGTGACAATCAACACTATTCCTTTCATCAGTGGCTAGTATAATCCGTAGCTTTGGAATGTAAAAAGAGGGTTTATTCATTTGAGAACATGTGTGCTATTTCTTTGAATCTTGTTCTTACTCTTTCAATCATGTGGAATGTATGGGTAATAAGACTGCAACAGTGGGTTTGATTTTTTGCTTGTCGTATTGCAGATTTTGAAATGTCTGATGCtcagagagatcatatttctgCTGTTGAACATCTGGTCCCAAGTATCAGAGATCTTAGAATTCACCTTCATCATTACTTGGGAGACAGCCAATTTTGGATGATCTATTTTATATTGCTGCTTCCAAGAGTTAGTGAACATGATTTTGAGCTTCTGTCAACTCCAAAGGCaagttggttttttttatttgcatgctgtttcattttttcttaaaatataaaaaactttaaatcatTTGTACATAAACCCTAGCAACCGCCCATTGTGGGTCCTCTTATGGGCCACTCAATCATTTTATCAGAGATTGAACTTTCTTTGTTGGCCTGGGAATATTGGGGCTTTACATCTGTGGACATTCAACTCCAAACCATGCACATTGGACTCATGCTCAAATTTTTGTGATGTTTTAATATGTTACCTTTATTTCTTCAATGTGTCTTCTATAGGACGATGATGCTGCATTTGTCAGAAAATGTTTGTGTCTATAATTTTGGTTATATCCTTTCTTGTATGAGCTATTGATTTGAAGGATTATACTATGTTGCTGTTACAAGGTCTTCTTTTTAGTTCTAACACGCAATGTTTTGGTTATGTGTAAGAATGTTCTAATTATAATATGTGAACTTTTAGATATCAATATAGGTTAGTAGTTTCTACACTTTGTGAACTAAAACATTGGCCTGGTATCAGTATTGGACCCAATTGTATGGCCTTGATTGAAGTCTTGGGAACACTGAGGCTTGAAAAACTACCTTTTGTTTATCTATATGATCAATTGCTTGTCTTTCCTAAATTAGGACTTAAAACTTCTGTAGTGGAATTGATGCCTTCTCTGCATTAGtctagtttcaaaatttttacagTTTGAAAATAAATGTTCTGTcctttgtgtttaaattttcaaattaaaattacaataataaaaaaaaagtctccAGTTCAGTATTAAGTTCTCTTGTGTTGCAGATTATTGAAACAAGAAATGTGCTTCTGCAAAAGCTACAAGACAATAGGACTGCACAAGCCAATAACTCTAGTACTCAAGCATCTACAGAAAAGGAGGTTGGTGAGATTGTAAGTGCAACACAAGGTCTAGAAATTGATGATGAAGAGAACACTGAGCGATGGTTAGATGATACAGATATAGATAGCGGTATTTCTGTGAATAACCAGCAAAAGATTGAACATGAAGAGGATGTCTCATTCAGTGATTTAGAAGACGATGGCGATGATCTTCCTTCTAGACTATCTGCCACTAGTGCAGGACATGAAGTTAAGGCTATTTCACTGACTGGATCCAATGATTGGATTAAACTTAATGATAGTTTTGAAAATCGGGGCAATGTAGAGAAGGCACGGCAGTCTACTTCTCGGGAAAAAGATTCGGAAGGTGAATCAAGCGATTGGCTTGCAGTTGATGAATTTGATTAGATGGTTGGCAGCTGTTTGATATGCAGCAGATTTATTGTAAAGTTTCACAGATTATGAGCTCTTGGGTCTCCAATTCTGTATTTAGGGTTCTCAACCTTTATGGTAAGGGTTACTGTTTAAAGTAATAATTCAGTCGATGTTGTCTTTTACTTTGCTGGATTATGCTACTACAATTTATATCCgtatatactaaaaaaatgaCAGCAGAATTATTCCAAGGTGTATATACTTCATTCTTTCCCTTAATTACTTGCTTACGAATTGTAGTTGACTCCACATATTTGGTCCATACACAGgatgtaatattcttttaaagaTAAACTTAGAGAAGCAGTTGCATATTTAGTTTGATAAGTTggtattttgttttagaaaagtTTCAAAGATTTGTGGAAAAATCTAGCTCTTTCACATGTAGGGCTTTTACTGACCTTAATAGGAGAAAGAGACATTTAATTTCTTCTGTTAAACCATGTTATAATCATTTAAAGCTATTGATATGGTAGTTAATTCTGTATCTGTAAAATGTCGAGGATATGAAAACTGTAAAATTCAACTGTCATTAGAGCCAGGCAAATTAGTCTGTTGCTATGTACAATATAATAAACTGTGGCTTCGACTATGTCATATCTATCGCAATCAGAATTTTTGTTAGTCTTTGACTCTGGTAGCAACTAATGAAGAGTAGCAGGACAACAGTTGACAGCACCGCTAGTATCATGGCCTCCAACCTCTCCATCCTGTTGGACGGATGGGATGATTGAAAGAAAATGCATTGCAGGTGGCCTGAAATGTAGGTTTGCATGCAATGCTATGGAAGAATTTGACTTCCATGGTACAAATCTTTCAGCGGATCTTGGGGGCATCAGTTTCATAGTAATGTTTATGGCGCAGCGGTTACGAAGCAATAAAAGGAATAACCAGGCAAAAAGAGGATAATCAACCATCACGCGAGTCAGATAGTTGCAGAAGAACTTTGATATGCT is part of the Mangifera indica cultivar Alphonso chromosome 13, CATAS_Mindica_2.1, whole genome shotgun sequence genome and harbors:
- the LOC123195126 gene encoding uncharacterized protein LOC123195126, which codes for MSWLFKSLQSDAPDSPPLQHEDDSSTNRNGGVKDDFSLIGQAIGRQLRGVAAFLAPPPLTETERQVQPPQSSDSPNAALLGIRNDLVEIGGSFKSGLSMLSSNKAVTGISKFASNLLLLQNQDESEYDFDGVPGITEEVVEFVRKISERAECWTEFPLSLDDDFEMSDAQRDHISAVEHLVPSIRDLRIHLHHYLGDSQFWMIYFILLLPRVSEHDFELLSTPKIIETRNVLLQKLQDNRTAQANNSSTQASTEKEVGEIVSATQGLEIDDEENTERWLDDTDIDSGISVNNQQKIEHEEDVSFSDLEDDGDDLPSRLSATSAGHEVKAISLTGSNDWIKLNDSFENRGNVEKARQSTSREKDSEGESSDWLAVDEFD